In Chryseobacterium wanjuense, the genomic stretch TGGACATTGTTTTGTTTTTTGATTGGTTATGTTGTAGCTATCACCGAATAGCCATGAATAAAGGAAGAAAGATAGGAAATTTTTCTATATTAATTTTCTAAAGAAGATGGTATTGGTAGGAATATTTTATTTAATATTTTGGAGTTGCACATTTTTCAGAATAATCAGAAAATATCTTTTCGTTAAAAGTCTCGAGATAAGTTTTAGGGAAAATCATTATATCCAAACTGACAAGCATATCCAGCCCTCATCCAATCAATATCCAGTTCAAATCCATTTTTAGTGGCTTTTAAATTTCTTTGCCCATCTAAAGATTCTATTTCCACGCTATAATTTTTTTAAATTTTTGTGTAGACAACATGGAAATCAATTTCAAATTTTCAGTATTAATATAGATTGTGTGTTTTAATACATTCTCATTTGTGAAAATTTACTTTATCCTTTCCCAAACCTGTTTAGGAATTTTCTTCAAATCTTTATTTTGAGACTTCATAAGCTCAACATATTTTTTATAATTTTCTTTTGCTAGATCCTTTTTGTTTATTGCCCAATAACTATCTGCTAGATTAAGATAGGCGACAGTTCGAGTCGGCTCCTTTTTTATTATACTTTTCAAAATAAAAATAGCTTCATCATAAATTTTGGCTTCTTCCAGATAATATGCTATATCGTTACTATTCTTTATATCCAATAAATTGAGAGTTCCTATTTTAAATGTATTTACAGGATAATCCATAAAAAAATCATCTGCTTTATAATTGAATAGTATTTCAAAGGCATTTTTATTTTGAAAAAAAATATTATTTTTTAATTTTTGTTTTGAAAGAAAGGAATTTTTCTGATTGGTAAAAAAAATTTTCTCGTCCATCGTTTCGTAATCCATATTCGTGACTTTAACAGGAATAATATAGTTTTTAACAATGAAAATACCGTCCGCATTTAGATCAACCTGCTCCTTACTGATTAAAAACAAATCTTTTTCATTTACAAATAAATGAAAAGTACTTTGGGTTTTAGTCGTGCTAGCATTGTTTTGATAAACGAGAAAAAAATCATTCTTAGAAATACCTCGATAAAAATAAGTAGTGAATAAGTCTGCGTTTCTAATTAAGCTACTATTATTATAAATGATTGCTGAGTCGGGAGACTTAACTAATAATTTTTCGCCAATCATCCGAATGGAGTATTGAGAACCAATCTCAGTTTTCTTTTGTATCTCTTTCGTTTGAGAATTTCCGCTACAAGATTGTAACAAAAGAAATATTAATATTATATTTAATCTTTGCATTTTTTTATTTTTAAACATTTTTCCATCTTTTTTGCATATTCTTGTACTATATCTGCCCGATCTGTACCGTTTATCACCCTCCTCGCATTATAATAATCAGTTTTTTCTGAATTTATATAATCACCAAGTGATTTTCCCGAAAATTTTCCTTCTTCACATCCATATATCATAATTTTAATTGCAATATCATGATTTAAAGCTTTTTCTGGAGAATTTACTAAATCTACACCAAACTTTTCTCCCATTCTCCTATAATTTTTTTTCCAAGTAATCTGTACGAATCCCCTTCCAAAATACTTTACTCCATCACCTTGTTTTGTATTCTCATTTTCTAACGCCATTTTTTTTCGTTTTTCATTTTTTCCTAAAACAGGATCATACATACCTTCAAAGTACTTTTTTCGTACACTCC encodes the following:
- a CDS encoding tetratricopeptide repeat protein produces the protein MFKNKKMQRLNIILIFLLLQSCSGNSQTKEIQKKTEIGSQYSIRMIGEKLLVKSPDSAIIYNNSSLIRNADLFTTYFYRGISKNDFFLVYQNNASTTKTQSTFHLFVNEKDLFLISKEQVDLNADGIFIVKNYIIPVKVTNMDYETMDEKIFFTNQKNSFLSKQKLKNNIFFQNKNAFEILFNYKADDFFMDYPVNTFKIGTLNLLDIKNSNDIAYYLEEAKIYDEAIFILKSIIKKEPTRTVAYLNLADSYWAINKKDLAKENYKKYVELMKSQNKDLKKIPKQVWERIK